From Paraburkholderia sabiae, a single genomic window includes:
- a CDS encoding MFS transporter, translating into MMFWKKSPAAVAASLLMIHLLAHIDRNMLLGFSPQIVRDLALSHTEYGFLAGAVWVLSFGVMAMFMGTLADRFNRPRIIAAGVLIWSACTLASGHAQSFEQMVVARFFVASGEAALVPAAVALLAELFSGKRRGTAMGLFFMGIPLGVGCSFLLAGSFGATHGWRSTFYALGVIGIAIALPLALLKEDRSVLAPQERGAPFVEQALAVLRTVGGNRALGFTIAGFVLVHLVFASFSFTQVWLVDERGMSAAGIATRIGVLQLVFGTLGAAAGGAAGDRAARRLRGGHASFMALLVVVCAPLILSYRFMPIGSPLFYIGMCAGFFLPMAVYGAALTAITGMTPTNMRSTVTGFTMLLINVFALAIGTVIIGMLADHLRRTGSTAPLTDVLLVNDVLAISSAIWFALAGRASGRKRVPSAENVQPVRS; encoded by the coding sequence ATGATGTTCTGGAAGAAGAGCCCCGCTGCCGTCGCGGCGTCCCTGCTGATGATTCATCTGCTGGCGCACATCGACCGCAACATGCTGCTCGGGTTTTCGCCGCAAATCGTCCGGGATCTGGCGCTTAGCCACACGGAATACGGATTTCTCGCCGGTGCAGTATGGGTGCTGAGTTTCGGCGTGATGGCGATGTTCATGGGTACGCTTGCCGACCGCTTCAATCGCCCCCGGATCATCGCCGCCGGCGTGCTGATCTGGAGCGCTTGCACCCTGGCGTCGGGTCACGCCCAGAGCTTCGAACAGATGGTGGTGGCCCGGTTTTTCGTCGCCAGCGGCGAGGCGGCACTGGTCCCCGCCGCGGTGGCCCTGCTAGCTGAACTCTTCTCCGGGAAGCGGCGCGGCACGGCGATGGGGCTCTTCTTCATGGGCATTCCGCTGGGTGTCGGCTGCAGTTTCCTGCTTGCTGGCAGCTTTGGCGCCACGCACGGCTGGCGATCCACGTTCTATGCGCTGGGAGTGATCGGCATTGCGATCGCGCTACCGCTGGCATTACTCAAGGAAGACCGTAGCGTGCTCGCACCGCAGGAGCGCGGCGCACCATTCGTCGAGCAGGCGCTCGCCGTATTGCGCACGGTTGGGGGTAATCGAGCTCTCGGCTTCACGATTGCTGGTTTCGTGCTGGTGCACCTGGTTTTTGCCAGCTTCTCCTTCACACAGGTGTGGCTCGTCGACGAGCGGGGCATGAGCGCGGCTGGTATTGCCACGCGGATTGGCGTGTTGCAGCTGGTATTCGGCACGCTTGGCGCGGCCGCGGGGGGCGCGGCGGGGGATCGCGCAGCGAGGAGGCTGCGCGGGGGACACGCCAGTTTCATGGCGTTGCTCGTCGTCGTATGCGCGCCGCTGATCCTGTCATATCGATTCATGCCAATCGGCTCGCCCCTGTTTTATATAGGAATGTGTGCCGGATTCTTCCTGCCGATGGCGGTCTATGGCGCGGCCCTTACAGCCATAACCGGTATGACGCCGACAAACATGCGCTCGACGGTGACCGGCTTCACGATGTTGCTGATCAATGTATTCGCGCTCGCCATTGGGACGGTGATCATCGGCATGCTGGCTGACCATTTGAGGCGAACGGGCAGCACCGCACCGTTGACGGACGTCCTGCTCGTCAACGATGTGCTGGCGATCAGCTCGGCCATATGGTTCGCCCTCGCGGGGCGCGCCTCAGGCAGGAAGCGCGTTCCCTCAGCCGAAAATGTTCAACCTGTGAGATCTTGA
- a CDS encoding carboxymuconolactone decarboxylase family protein: protein MRNETNGSTASVCDQLRATGNWNPAWDAIAELDPVWAEKFMTMGAHTMMSGVLEPKVLEFIAIAVDASCTHMYAPGTRRHIRKALELGATKEEIAAVLQAVSVLGIHSSSLGAPILLEELAAFEQAKSGGAQAAA, encoded by the coding sequence ATGAGAAATGAGACGAACGGCAGCACCGCGTCAGTGTGCGATCAGCTGCGCGCCACGGGCAACTGGAATCCTGCGTGGGACGCCATTGCCGAACTCGATCCCGTCTGGGCCGAGAAATTCATGACGATGGGCGCACACACCATGATGTCCGGTGTGCTTGAGCCCAAGGTGCTGGAGTTCATTGCCATCGCAGTCGACGCGTCCTGCACGCATATGTATGCGCCGGGCACGCGCCGGCATATCCGCAAGGCGCTCGAACTGGGCGCCACCAAGGAAGAGATCGCTGCCGTTCTGCAAGCCGTAAGCGTCCTTGGCATTCATTCGTCGAGTCTCGGCGCACCGATCCTGCTGGAGGAACTGGCCGCGTTCGAGCAGGCAAAAAGCGGGGGAGCGCAGGCCGCTGCCTGA
- a CDS encoding SDR family NAD(P)-dependent oxidoreductase encodes MQNQPQRLEGRVALVTGAGRGLGGAIAIDLARAGAHVAICDIDMPALEATRAAVEAAGVQCLALRCDVTSSSEVARLFATIAERFGTLHILVNNAARVPHTPLDTRRRNEHYAYMTTPVPRQSLGFTSTISDDEWHRYWDVNVHGLFYCTREALQLMQPQRDGRIINIASIAGMSAMSAHSPHYCATKGAVIAFTKSVAAEVAGANIFVNAMAPGGVATPEFTEYFEAAGKEKRNQFWQLVPAGRLGTMQEYASMVTYLAGDHYLVGQVISPNGGVVI; translated from the coding sequence ATGCAAAACCAACCTCAGAGGCTCGAAGGGCGCGTCGCGCTCGTCACCGGTGCCGGTCGTGGCCTGGGCGGGGCCATTGCCATCGACCTCGCCCGCGCGGGCGCTCACGTCGCGATATGCGATATCGACATGCCGGCGCTCGAAGCAACGCGCGCAGCGGTGGAAGCAGCCGGCGTGCAATGTCTTGCGCTACGCTGCGATGTCACGTCGAGCAGCGAAGTCGCGCGGCTGTTTGCCACCATCGCGGAGCGCTTCGGCACGCTGCATATCCTTGTCAACAACGCCGCGCGTGTACCGCACACCCCGCTTGATACCAGGCGTCGCAACGAACACTACGCCTATATGACTACGCCGGTACCGCGGCAGTCGCTGGGCTTTACCAGCACCATCAGCGACGATGAGTGGCATCGCTACTGGGACGTCAATGTGCACGGTCTGTTCTATTGCACGCGCGAAGCGCTCCAGCTGATGCAACCACAGCGCGACGGCAGGATCATCAACATCGCGTCGATCGCCGGCATGTCTGCGATGAGCGCGCACAGTCCGCACTACTGTGCGACCAAGGGGGCGGTGATCGCTTTCACGAAGTCGGTTGCGGCCGAAGTGGCGGGCGCCAACATTTTCGTCAATGCGATGGCGCCGGGTGGGGTGGCCACCCCCGAATTTACGGAATACTTCGAGGCCGCAGGAAAGGAAAAGCGCAACCAGTTCTGGCAGCTGGTGCCCGCCGGGCGCCTGGGCACGATGCAGGAATATGCATCGATGGTGACGTACCTCGCTGGCGATCATTATCTCGTCGGCCAGGTCATCAGCCCGAACGGCGGCGTCGTGATCTGA
- a CDS encoding YXWGXW repeat-containing protein, translating to MTKIILAASLGLLLAGALLPASANAADKSLIVVEQAPPLARHERAPKPRRGYVWVEGYWTFRGKHYAWQKGRWVLARPGYEYQQARWVKVPGGWELRQGGWRRPAEAPLQPQ from the coding sequence ATGACAAAGATCATTCTTGCGGCATCGCTGGGATTGCTACTGGCCGGCGCGCTGCTTCCTGCTAGCGCCAACGCAGCCGACAAATCCCTGATTGTCGTGGAACAGGCTCCGCCGCTGGCACGCCACGAACGCGCGCCGAAGCCACGCCGAGGCTATGTATGGGTAGAGGGTTATTGGACGTTCCGCGGCAAACACTACGCGTGGCAAAAAGGGCGCTGGGTACTTGCACGCCCAGGTTATGAATATCAGCAGGCACGATGGGTAAAAGTTCCGGGCGGATGGGAGTTGCGCCAAGGCGGCTGGAGACGTCCGGCTGAGGCACCTTTGCAGCCGCAGTAA
- a CDS encoding phospholipase D family protein produces MALILLSATMLAGCAIPPPANRTQSTAVTPEQAQATRLGRTVAHKLEKHPGLTGIDPLVDPLEAFAARMDLARSAQCSLDVQYYIWRNDLTGTLLLEALREAAERGVRVRLLLDDNGIPSALDDTLAALGAHPNIEVRLFNPFKIRRPKFIGFLTDFSRLNRRMHNKSFTADGVATIVGGRNIGDEYFGATDGVVFADLDVLAVGPAATDVVSDFDRYWASGSSYPVGQILATAPRDQLEALDRKALAVQVDPAAAAYTAALRKTTDVRRLLQGSLILEWAKTRLISDDPAKGLNEAPPETLITRQLQEILGEPTRELDLVSPYFVPARAGTRYFTGLAGRGVAVRVLTNSLEATDVALVHSGYARRRVELLSGGVELFEMASFPDNAATGHHGADGAGSGGSSLHAKTFAMDAERVFVGSLNFDPRSANLNTEMGLVIESPGLASRIEAVFHSLAPQLAYRVNLDDDGKVYWIRRYGDVLVRYDQEPNSTWATRLGIWFFSILPIEWLL; encoded by the coding sequence ATGGCGTTGATTCTGTTATCGGCGACGATGCTCGCAGGTTGCGCCATCCCGCCGCCAGCGAACCGTACGCAATCGACCGCGGTAACGCCTGAGCAGGCACAGGCTACACGGCTAGGTCGGACGGTTGCACATAAGCTGGAAAAACATCCGGGCCTTACCGGCATTGATCCGCTCGTCGATCCTCTTGAGGCATTCGCGGCAAGGATGGATCTCGCGCGCTCGGCGCAGTGCTCGCTCGACGTTCAATACTACATCTGGCGCAATGATCTGACGGGCACGCTGCTGCTCGAAGCGCTTCGCGAAGCGGCCGAGCGGGGTGTCCGTGTGCGCCTTCTGCTCGACGACAACGGCATCCCTTCGGCTCTCGATGACACGCTGGCAGCGCTTGGTGCTCATCCGAATATCGAAGTGCGCCTGTTCAATCCGTTCAAAATCCGCAGACCAAAGTTCATTGGCTTTCTCACCGATTTTTCGCGTCTGAACCGCCGCATGCACAACAAGTCCTTCACCGCTGACGGTGTCGCAACGATCGTCGGTGGCCGGAATATCGGCGATGAATACTTCGGGGCGACCGACGGTGTGGTGTTTGCCGATCTCGACGTCCTCGCCGTCGGGCCGGCCGCGACCGACGTAGTTTCGGATTTCGACCGATATTGGGCGAGTGGCTCGTCTTATCCCGTCGGGCAGATTCTCGCGACCGCACCGCGCGATCAACTGGAAGCACTGGATCGCAAGGCTCTTGCGGTGCAAGTTGATCCGGCCGCCGCCGCATATACGGCCGCGCTGCGGAAGACGACTGATGTGCGCCGGTTGCTCCAAGGTTCGCTCATACTCGAATGGGCCAAGACCCGGCTAATCAGCGACGATCCCGCCAAGGGCTTGAATGAGGCTCCGCCTGAGACGCTCATTACCCGTCAGTTGCAGGAGATACTAGGCGAGCCGACTCGGGAGCTTGATCTTGTCTCGCCGTATTTCGTGCCTGCCAGAGCGGGAACGCGTTATTTCACCGGGTTGGCGGGTCGCGGCGTCGCGGTGCGCGTGTTGACCAATTCACTGGAGGCCACGGACGTCGCGCTGGTACATTCCGGTTATGCGAGAAGGCGCGTAGAACTTCTGTCCGGCGGTGTGGAACTATTCGAAATGGCGAGCTTTCCGGACAACGCTGCAACCGGGCATCATGGGGCGGATGGGGCTGGCAGTGGGGGATCGAGCTTGCATGCGAAGACCTTCGCGATGGACGCCGAGCGTGTGTTCGTTGGATCACTCAATTTCGATCCGCGCTCGGCGAACCTCAACACTGAAATGGGTCTTGTGATTGAAAGCCCTGGGCTGGCTAGTCGCATTGAAGCCGTATTCCATTCGCTCGCACCGCAACTCGCATATCGTGTCAACCTGGACGACGACGGCAAGGTGTACTGGATCAGACGATACGGGGACGTGCTAGTACGTTATGACCAGGAACCGAACTCGACGTGGGCTACCCGACTCGGCATCTGGTTTTTCTCAATTCTTCCCATCGAATGGTTGCTGTGA
- a CDS encoding BON domain-containing protein yields MKTNWALTIAGGVLVASASVHAWAQAGAIAASTASSGPAIAASGGMSAKDIRKADRALRRKVYSAIVTHKEINAGNISVIAKGGAVTLDGTVVDASQIDKVSEIAKSVRGVTSVTNKLTVKKPFGGQ; encoded by the coding sequence ATGAAAACAAACTGGGCGCTCACGATCGCGGGCGGCGTATTGGTCGCCTCGGCATCTGTTCATGCCTGGGCGCAGGCGGGCGCAATCGCAGCGAGTACCGCTTCGAGCGGACCTGCGATCGCGGCCTCGGGCGGCATGTCGGCGAAAGATATCCGGAAAGCCGATCGTGCGCTGCGCCGTAAGGTCTATTCTGCGATCGTCACGCACAAGGAGATCAACGCTGGCAACATCAGCGTCATCGCGAAGGGCGGCGCAGTGACGCTCGACGGAACCGTGGTCGATGCATCCCAGATCGACAAAGTGAGCGAGATTGCGAAAAGCGTTCGGGGCGTCACATCCGTCACCAACAAGTTGACGGTCAAAAAGCCGTTTGGCGGGCAGTAA
- a CDS encoding BKACE family enzyme: MHFMDDSLLPENQEKLVIQVAPYGPQWIPGDSDDIPVTMDEQVQKAVDCYNAGATVLHVHVREEDGKGSKRLSKFNEMLALLREAVPKMILQVGGSISFAPESDGEMAKWANDDTRHMLAELSPRPEQVTVAINTGQMNIMELLTEADIAGTSFMNPALQAAYRDMVSPSNPSWHVEHVRRLFAAGIQPQFMLGNLAQLETLERLIRKGVYTGPVNLNYVAIGGGAAGLHPADMLEFARRTPDGAVLTIETVGRNVVPMNTMAIALGLHVRVGIEDTLLGPDGRRASSVQQIEQMVRIARELNRDVATAEEARGIYQIGTQWKSVEQTLDNLRMVPNRATDPRGERARKVA, translated from the coding sequence ATGCATTTCATGGATGATTCGCTGCTACCTGAAAATCAGGAGAAGCTCGTAATTCAGGTCGCACCGTACGGGCCGCAATGGATCCCGGGCGATTCGGACGATATCCCCGTCACGATGGACGAGCAGGTGCAGAAAGCGGTCGACTGCTACAACGCGGGCGCAACGGTGCTGCATGTGCACGTGCGCGAAGAAGATGGCAAGGGCAGCAAGCGTTTGTCGAAGTTCAACGAGATGCTTGCCCTTCTGCGCGAAGCGGTGCCGAAGATGATCCTGCAGGTCGGCGGCTCGATCTCGTTCGCGCCGGAAAGCGACGGCGAGATGGCCAAATGGGCGAACGACGACACGCGCCACATGCTCGCGGAACTTAGCCCGCGTCCCGAACAGGTGACCGTCGCGATCAACACGGGCCAGATGAACATCATGGAGTTGCTGACCGAGGCCGACATCGCCGGCACTTCGTTCATGAACCCCGCGCTGCAGGCGGCTTACCGCGACATGGTCTCGCCGTCGAATCCCTCGTGGCATGTCGAGCACGTCAGGCGGCTGTTCGCCGCCGGCATCCAGCCGCAGTTCATGTTGGGCAATCTGGCGCAGCTCGAAACGCTCGAGCGCCTGATCCGCAAGGGCGTCTACACCGGTCCGGTAAACCTCAATTACGTGGCAATCGGTGGTGGCGCGGCAGGGCTGCACCCGGCCGACATGCTGGAGTTCGCGCGCCGCACGCCCGACGGCGCCGTGCTCACGATCGAAACGGTGGGCCGCAATGTCGTGCCGATGAACACGATGGCCATCGCGCTGGGCCTCCATGTGCGCGTCGGCATCGAGGACACGCTGCTCGGTCCGGATGGCAGACGTGCAAGCTCCGTGCAGCAGATCGAGCAGATGGTGCGCATCGCGCGCGAGCTCAATCGTGACGTCGCAACTGCGGAGGAGGCACGCGGCATCTATCAGATCGGTACTCAATGGAAGTCGGTTGAACAGACGCTCGACAACCTGCGCATGGTGCCTAACCGGGCAACTGACCCGCGCGGCGAGCGGGCGCGCAAGGTTGCCTGA
- the nhaA gene encoding Na+/H+ antiporter NhaA, whose protein sequence is MIGNTLRKTNEGISNFLKLESAGGLILAATAALALICSNSPLRVAYNELLTIPVEVRVGSLSLGKPLLLWINDGLMAIFFFLIGLEVKREVVEGELSSPAQVVLPVVAGSGGMLLPALVFFVINRESGVAMNGWAIPTATDIAFALGILSLLGDRVPGALKIFLTAVAIADDLGAIIIIALFYTADLSFLMLILAVVAIALLFGFNFFGVTRIAPYVIVGVILWVFVLKSGVHATLAGVVTAFAVPLRAKDAEGHVPLHWLEQNLHPWVAFGVLPIFAFANAGVSFTGITIAALADPLPLGIAAGLFVGKVVGVFGASAVLIGLGLSKLPAGVSWSQLAGVAALCGIGFTMSLFIGSLAFEGQEYFTPIRLGVIAGSLLSGVTGYLLLRFVPRRATKVSLDGRAVEP, encoded by the coding sequence GTGATCGGCAACACGCTTCGCAAGACGAACGAGGGAATTTCCAACTTCCTCAAACTGGAGTCAGCGGGCGGGCTGATACTTGCAGCAACGGCTGCGCTTGCGTTGATCTGCAGCAACTCACCACTTCGCGTCGCTTACAACGAACTGCTAACGATTCCCGTGGAAGTTCGGGTCGGGTCGCTCAGTCTCGGAAAACCGCTTTTACTGTGGATCAACGATGGACTGATGGCGATCTTCTTTTTTTTGATCGGGCTGGAGGTCAAGCGCGAAGTGGTCGAAGGTGAACTGTCCAGTCCCGCACAAGTCGTGCTGCCCGTCGTCGCAGGATCGGGAGGCATGCTTTTGCCCGCGCTTGTCTTCTTCGTCATTAACCGTGAGAGCGGCGTGGCGATGAATGGCTGGGCGATTCCGACGGCCACTGACATCGCATTTGCGCTCGGCATTCTCTCGCTTCTCGGCGACCGGGTGCCAGGGGCGCTCAAAATATTCCTCACGGCCGTCGCGATTGCTGACGATCTCGGCGCAATCATCATTATTGCGCTGTTTTATACCGCCGACCTGTCGTTCCTGATGCTGATTTTAGCGGTCGTTGCCATTGCGTTGCTGTTTGGCTTCAACTTCTTCGGCGTCACGCGGATTGCGCCTTACGTGATTGTCGGCGTAATTCTGTGGGTATTTGTTCTGAAGTCCGGCGTTCACGCGACCCTCGCGGGGGTTGTAACCGCCTTCGCCGTTCCACTTAGAGCAAAGGATGCCGAAGGCCATGTTCCCCTGCACTGGCTTGAGCAAAACCTCCACCCGTGGGTGGCATTCGGAGTGTTGCCGATTTTCGCGTTTGCGAACGCAGGAGTTTCATTCACCGGAATAACCATAGCCGCGCTCGCAGATCCTCTCCCGCTGGGTATCGCCGCAGGCCTTTTCGTAGGAAAGGTTGTCGGGGTTTTCGGAGCGAGCGCTGTGCTGATCGGGCTCGGGCTGTCCAAACTACCTGCTGGCGTCAGCTGGTCGCAACTGGCAGGTGTCGCTGCACTGTGCGGCATTGGCTTTACCATGAGCTTGTTCATCGGATCCCTGGCGTTCGAAGGACAGGAATACTTCACGCCCATCCGATTGGGCGTGATTGCCGGATCGTTGCTTTCGGGCGTTACTGGCTATCTGTTGCTCAGGTTCGTGCCAAGGCGAGCCACAAAAGTTTCGCTTGACGGCCGCGCCGTCGAACCCTAA
- a CDS encoding AraC family transcriptional regulator, with amino-acid sequence MSYLLRSAALTNYVEVARLVGLDPYQQLGDAGIERSVLLDPDIMIPAEAVARLLETSARAAAVEDLGLRMAETRHISNLGALGFVMREQPTLRKALESAAYYLRLQNEAVVMRFEESEGLVVIREEIVGVPGSMRQATELVLGVLYRVLHMVLDAVWKPRAVCFTHHAPAGTTIHARIFGAAVEFNQDFDGIVCLASELDAAIPAYDPVMAQQVRRYLDSMLLQSGATMPDKIRKLVVALLPSGACSNDRIAQHLGVDRRTVNRHLAAYGESYLSIVDSVRVEMVTRYVGSGNRPLSEVASLLGFSSLSAFSRWFGGRFGCSVSVWRRENRQRVIDAGESGGR; translated from the coding sequence ATGTCCTATCTGCTTCGCAGCGCCGCCCTCACCAATTACGTCGAAGTGGCCCGGTTGGTGGGCCTCGATCCGTATCAGCAGTTGGGCGACGCGGGGATCGAGCGGTCCGTGCTGCTCGATCCCGACATCATGATTCCGGCCGAGGCGGTCGCGCGGCTGCTCGAAACATCGGCCCGGGCCGCCGCCGTCGAGGATCTGGGGCTGCGCATGGCCGAGACCCGCCACATCTCGAACCTCGGCGCGCTTGGTTTTGTGATGCGGGAACAGCCGACGCTACGAAAAGCGCTGGAATCCGCCGCGTACTACCTGCGGCTGCAGAACGAGGCCGTGGTGATGCGCTTCGAGGAATCGGAGGGGCTGGTGGTCATCCGCGAGGAGATCGTCGGCGTACCTGGTTCGATGCGTCAGGCAACGGAGCTGGTACTGGGTGTCCTGTACCGCGTACTGCACATGGTGCTGGACGCCGTCTGGAAACCGCGCGCCGTGTGTTTCACCCATCATGCCCCCGCCGGTACCACGATTCATGCACGCATATTTGGCGCAGCCGTCGAATTCAACCAGGATTTCGACGGCATTGTGTGTCTCGCGTCCGAGCTTGACGCGGCGATCCCAGCGTACGATCCGGTCATGGCGCAGCAGGTACGGCGCTATCTGGATTCGATGCTGCTGCAGTCGGGCGCAACGATGCCCGACAAAATAAGGAAGTTGGTAGTGGCGCTGCTGCCGTCAGGCGCCTGTTCAAACGATCGGATCGCGCAACATCTGGGCGTGGATCGCAGGACCGTGAATCGTCATCTCGCCGCATACGGCGAGAGCTATCTGTCGATCGTCGATTCGGTGCGGGTAGAAATGGTGACGCGGTATGTCGGTAGCGGCAACAGGCCGCTGTCTGAAGTTGCCTCGCTGCTGGGCTTCTCATCGTTGAGCGCGTTTTCCCGCTGGTTCGGCGGCCGGTTCGGTTGTAGCGTGTCTGTGTGGCGCCGGGAAAACAGGCAACGCGTCATTGATGCTGGCGAATCCGGCGGCCGTTAG
- a CDS encoding DUF1289 domain-containing protein, which translates to MIRSDAIIDPCINICRMDLNGRFCQGCWRTLREIGIWDQLTDQQKAEVAAAVERRRPTFACRVTPRRDSTVLKNGLPE; encoded by the coding sequence GTGATCAGAAGCGATGCCATCATCGATCCCTGCATCAATATCTGCAGGATGGACCTGAACGGTCGGTTCTGTCAGGGTTGCTGGAGAACGCTCCGTGAGATCGGTATCTGGGACCAGTTGACTGACCAGCAGAAGGCCGAAGTCGCAGCGGCGGTCGAACGCCGCCGCCCCACATTCGCGTGCCGTGTCACGCCGCGCCGCGACTCCACTGTATTAAAGAACGGACTGCCAGAATGA
- a CDS encoding porin, whose amino-acid sequence MKAKWLAVAVLAATGSTTYAQSSVTLYGVIDSGLLYQSANAANFQSKVNLGHVYALKDGGIYSSVWGLKGSEDIGGGYKVNFKLQAAFNSSNGKSGLADTPGAAAMFNQQATVGVSSPFGTIDMGRQIVPMIYAMADTDVRNAQYFGSILTAWLGMNQAAGWQGLSTNGPIGALYDDNAIVYRSPKLYGLSLALEYSPGGVPGQFQGGTRESAVLQYSNYGLNLAAAYYNGHDTNPFTQTGPTTIVTAPSTGLANNRFWYLGAQYAFHDFSVSTSYSIGKNPANSGQANFEMISGGLGYRFSPALKITSGFYYLKDRNHSANQSDEFALGAEYSLSKATLTYAQVGYVNNRGNMSQTITYGAPVPEGRSTTAAMVGMRHTF is encoded by the coding sequence ATGAAGGCGAAGTGGTTGGCGGTGGCCGTGCTGGCCGCAACGGGAAGCACTACATACGCGCAGTCGTCGGTGACGCTGTATGGCGTCATCGATTCCGGCTTGTTGTATCAGAGCGCGAATGCGGCGAACTTCCAGTCAAAAGTGAATCTCGGACATGTCTATGCGCTCAAGGACGGCGGGATCTATTCCAGCGTCTGGGGTCTCAAGGGCAGCGAAGACATCGGGGGTGGCTACAAGGTCAACTTCAAGTTGCAAGCGGCGTTTAACAGTTCGAATGGCAAGTCGGGGTTGGCCGACACGCCGGGCGCCGCAGCGATGTTCAACCAGCAGGCGACGGTGGGCGTGTCGAGCCCGTTCGGCACGATCGACATGGGCCGGCAGATCGTGCCGATGATTTATGCGATGGCGGATACCGACGTACGCAACGCCCAATACTTCGGCAGTATCCTGACGGCATGGCTCGGCATGAACCAGGCTGCGGGGTGGCAGGGCCTGAGCACGAACGGTCCGATCGGCGCGCTGTATGACGACAACGCGATCGTCTATCGTTCGCCAAAACTCTATGGCCTGTCGCTAGCGCTCGAGTATTCGCCCGGCGGCGTCCCGGGCCAGTTCCAGGGCGGTACGCGTGAGTCCGCCGTGCTGCAGTATTCGAACTATGGTCTGAACCTGGCGGCCGCTTATTACAACGGCCATGACACAAATCCATTCACGCAGACCGGCCCCACGACAATTGTCACTGCGCCGTCGACCGGCCTGGCCAACAACCGCTTCTGGTACCTGGGCGCGCAGTACGCCTTCCACGATTTTTCCGTGTCGACGTCGTACAGCATCGGCAAGAACCCCGCGAACAGTGGCCAGGCAAACTTTGAGATGATTTCCGGCGGGCTCGGCTACAGGTTCAGCCCGGCTTTGAAGATCACCTCGGGCTTCTATTACCTGAAGGATCGTAACCACTCAGCCAATCAGTCGGATGAGTTCGCGCTGGGCGCCGAATACAGCCTGTCCAAGGCCACGCTTACCTACGCGCAGGTCGGCTACGTCAACAACCGCGGCAATATGAGCCAGACCATCACCTACGGTGCGCCTGTTCCGGAAGGCAGGTCAACCACGGCGGCGATGGTCGGTATGCGCCACACCTTCTGA